TTAACCATTTATTAACAACGGTGCAATCAATAACACAAAAAACACAAGAAGTTGCATCAACTTTACCTACACCTGCAAAGCACGCATCTAAAGTAGATTTACCACCTTTTCTAAAGTAGCACCCTTCTTTTGCTCCTCTGCACAGTAGCTGTATCCGCGATCGCACTTTTCCAGGTATAATCAAAAAATTTCCCAAAATCGTACAAGCTATTCAACTTGTGCAATCCTAGAGAAACCCCTAACTCTTCGCACAACAGTAGGACAACAATGCAAGACAAGCTGATGCTGATGATTCCTGGTCCCACGCCGGTACCAGAGGCGGCGCTACTCGCGTTAGCCAAGCACCCCATTGGTCATCGTACCAGTGAATTTAGCAACATTCTGGCAGAGGTGACAGAAAACCTCAAGTGGCTGCACCAAACGCAAAGCGATGTCATGCTGCTGACAACCAGCGGGACAGGTGCAGTCGAAGCCGGAATGATTAATTTTTTGAGTCCTGGCGATCGCATTTTAGTCGGTTGTAACGGTAAGTTTGGCGAACGCTGGGCGGAAGTGGGTGAAGCTTATAGCTTGAATGTCGAAAGAATTACTGCTGAGTGGGGACAACCCCTCGATCCTCAGGCGTTTGCAGAAAAACTCGAAGCTGACAAAGAAAAACAAATCAAAGCTGTCGTCGTTACCCACAGCGAAACATCAACAGGCGTACTTAATGACCTAGAAACAATTAACCGCCATGTTAAAAATCATGGTGAAGCGCTGATTATTGTAGATGCAGTCACAAGCCTTGGTGCAGTTAATGTGCCAATGGATGCTTGGGGTTTAGACGTTGTTGGTTCTGGTTCGCAAAAAGGTTATATGATTCCCCCAGGGTTGGGAATTGTTGCGGTTAGCCCGAAAGCTTGGGAAGCCTACAAAACTGCGAAACTACCCCGCTACTACCTCGATTTAGGTAAATATCGCAAAGCAACTGCGAAAAACACAACTCCGTTTACACCACCCGTTAATATGATCTTTGCTTTACACGCTACACTGCGGATGATGAAGCAAGAAGGATTAGACGGCATCTTCACCCGCCATCAACGATTGATGCAGGCAACACGTGCGGGAATTAAAGGCTTAAATCTACCTTTGTTTGTGAGTGATGATTGTGGAAGTCCTGCCATTACTGCGGTAGCACCCGCAGGAATTGCAGCGGATCAGGTGCGTGCGATTATGAAAAAGCATTTTGATATTGCTTTAGCTGGCGGACAAGATCACCTCAGTAATAAAATCTTCCGTATCGGGCATTTAGGCTTTGTCAGCGATCGCGATATTCTCAGTGCGATTTCAGCACTCGAAGTTGTCATGCACGAACTTGGTTATGAAAACTTTACGCCTGGTGCAGGTGTGGCTGCGGCTGCAAGAGTTTTTGCTCAATCGTAGAATAAACCTCCTGCATGAATGTGTGAACTTATTGATAAAAGTCTTGCTTCAGTGTACTTTCGTACACTTTGCTTGAGTAGCCCCTGACTGAAGTCAGAGGGCGTTTGTGATTCATGCAAGAAGTCTAATGAAGTGCTAAAGGCATGGCAATTTAAAATCAAAAGAGCGGGTAATACCCGCTCTATGTATTGCCAATACATTGTTCTGTCTCCTTTCACTATTATTGCCTACGCACAACTTGCGTGTCTAGACATATTTGAACTAGCATTTGGCGATTTGTCATATTTGCGCGTTCCTATACTACTGCGCTTTCCAACCAATCGTAGATTTGGTTAAGTTGGTCTAACGTAACCAAGCCATACTGCCACAAAATCATAGGTAACGGACCTGGATCTTGTTCGCGATGGCGTAATGCGACATCAATCGAAGCAGCGGATATCGATAAATCTTTTTGAAGAAAGTCAATGAATTTAGAGTAGTTTGCTGGTGACATTGTTTCACCTTCCGTTGTAAATAAGTTTAAGTTTGAGTTATTCGTCATACGATCAGCTAGTACTGACTAGCCAGTTTTTTCTGTCCTGATACCACTGGTAACTTGCTAACTCTACTTGACGGTGAAACTGACTTTTATGAGTTTCCCTGACATATGAAGAGTACAAATAACGACATGGAATAGAATTTTAGCGCAACTTGCTAATTTTCGTAGTTTGCTCCAGAAAAAACAAAATTTATTAGAACTATTTTTACTTTAGTGCAGCAATATTGTTCACCTATTACAAGGAGGATATTAGCTACAGGATTTTATTCTCCCAAAAGACTGAGCAGGGCTTGACTCGTGCGAATTTAATATTTTTTGAATTGTAACGCTCTACACAATAAGAATGATCGCCGCAATAATTTTATTTTTCTATCAAATCTATCAAATATAGCAGGAGTCGGAGGTCAGAGGTCAGACATCAGTTGACAGTGAACAGAGTGTGGAAAGACTTTGTCAACTGTCAACTAGCAACTTAGCGTGCTAGATGTCCTAACTTTATTGACTAGGGCTATATTACCCTACTCAACCTCAAATCACTACAATTTTTCTGGGGGATTTCCCCCTTTATTGCAAACGATGTGGTAAAAGAAAGTTGCTTGTTTAGAGTTTGCGAGTCTAAAAATCGAATATCGAGGCGATCGCCGACGCGAATTCCGAGTTCAGCGGCGCGTCCCCCACGCAGTTCTATGACTTGGTTGACGGGTGTTTCGGGACCATACGTCGGACAGGGTTCAGCTTGACAAGGTGGTACAGCGGGTGCGATCGCTTTCACGCGTCCATTTTCTAAAAAAATCATATCAAGCGGAAATCGCACATTTTTCATCCAAAAACCGACAGGGCGCGCCGGTTCAAAGACAAACAGCATTCCGCGATCGTCGGCTATGGTGTCGCGATACATCAAGCCAGTGGCTTGTTCTTGAGGTGTCCGCGCTACTTCCAGATTAATTTTACGTCCTGCAATCGTTACTGTAGCAGTTATAGGAAGATTTTGACCAACATTCACAGATTGTTGCGCCAGAGGTGTTACTGTTGGCGATACTGCGGGCGTTGGCGTTGCACAACCCAGCATCATAGTTCCTAAAATGATTCCAAGGACAGCAGAACCACGACTCACTATTTAATAACTCCCAGCATTTGCGTTCATAGCTTTTGAGTGGTTCTCCTTCGTCAGAGTTCCCTAATTACGATTCTCGTAAAACATAGCCGACACCCCGCACAGTTTGGATTAAGCGTCTGTGACCTTCGTCTTCTATCTTAAGGCGTAAATAACGAATATAAACTTCGATAACATTCGATTCACCCATGAAATCATAACCCCAAACATTTTCTAGAATTTGTTCGCGAGTTAGAACTTCACGCGGATGTTCCATCAGATACTTGAGCAGTTCAAACTCTTTCATTGTCAGATCCAACGCTTTGCCATGACGAATGGCGCGGCGCGTTGCTAAATCTAAGACAAGATCGCCAAAGCGTAATTGTTCGGTTAAGCCTGTTTCTGGTTGTAGATAGAGGCGCACCATCTGTAAAAATTCTTCAGAGCGGTAAGGTTTGAGAAAATAGTCATCAGCACCCGCTTCTAGACAAGCTACGCGATCGTCAACGGTATCTCGTGCCATCAAGACTAATACCGGTATGCGCGCGCCTGCTTTGCGTAGATGAGTACATAACTCTAGCCCTGATTCTCCAGCCAGCATTCGGTCTACCACAATCAAAGCTGGCTGGATTTCTCGCGAGTATTGCATCCCGCTGTAAACGTCAGGCGCGATCACAGCTTCATAGCCTGATTCTTGTAAGTCAAGGCTCACTTGCTCTGCCAACGTCTCATCAGTTTCGACTAATAAAACACATGGACTGCGTTCAGCCTCTACCGTACTCATAAGCCGCTATCCAGGAATGAAGGATTGCATTTGGTCATAGCTCAGTTATCACACAGCGAAACTAAGTATGAACACTTAATTATATTCATATCCTTATAAAAATTGCCCACTTTTAAGGCAACTCGACCGAAGTTGGCTTGGCAATATGCGGTAGCCCCCAACCTAACTTTTCGCGCAAAATCCGAAAGAACTCCGGTGATTGCAGGCGGATAAATCGCGCGGAGTATTGCGATCGCCCTAATTGCACCTGATCCTCAGGAAAAACGTAGCAACCAGCATTTCCATCAACCACCATCACTAACCGATCAGTACTCGCACTCGAAATTGTCACAGTTTCAGTATCAGCAAAGACGAGCGCGCGTGACGCAAGCGAATGCGGACAAATGGGAACTAGCTGTAATACGGGAACTCCTGGTGTTACCACAGGTCCTCCCGCACTCAATGAATACGCCGTTGAACCAGTGGGAGTTGAGACAATGACACCATCTGCGGCAATATCTACGGGCGCGTGATGTCCCACCGCAATTTCAAAATGGCACATACACGTCAAAGGTTCGCGGTGCAGTACCATCTCATTCAAACACAACGCTTCCCAGAGAACTGATTTCCCGCGACGCAAGACCTTAACGGCTAACATCGCCCGTTCTTCAATCTCATATTTTCCCGCCATGACTTGTTCCATAACTAGCGGTAATTGATTGACATAAGCTTCGGTTAAAAACCCCATGTGTCCTGTATTTACCGTCAGGATCGGAACGCCACAAGGAGCCACTAAACGGGAAGCAGCTAAAACTGTGCCATCGCCTCCGAGGACAATAGCAAATTTCATTTCCGCATCAAAACCAGGTGGGGTAAGACCTTCAATCGGTGTATGACACACCGGACTTTCTGGGTTCGAGTAACCCAAAATCCCCCCGATACCAGTTGTTGCACAAACTTCCCAACCCGCTGCGATGAGCTTGTCTTTCAGTTCGTTAGCAACACGACCGGCGATCGGCTTAACGTCGTTGTAAATAATGCCCGCTTTCGGCACGCTACAAGTCCAGATTTCCGCAATGCTTACTATTAGCTAGATCCTTGCACATTTTTGCTCAAGAGGCGAGGGTTTCTTGAAGAGAGTTATGGATGTTGAGTTGTGAAGTACTGAGCTAAGAAAATACTTAAATTCAAAACTCACGCACTAGCCACTATTCACTCGCTCCTCTCTAACTCTTAAACGGCGTTTTCTTGGAAGTTTGCTTCTTTTTTGTTTTTGTTTTTTCGTAATCGAGTTCTCGTAACTTCTTCAAAATTCTGGCAAAGTACTCTTGCATATAGCTTTCCAAGGTTGTGGTTTCTGTTGGATCTAACCCAAAAACTTGATAAACCTCATCCATAGGAGCATCCAAAGGTTTGCCATTTGCTAAGACTTCGGTAAACGCTAAGCGATCAGCAACGTTCCAACCCCATTGGAAAAAGCGGAGTACTCGGCGCATTGTCCGTAACAAGTTGATTGGCATTCGCGTAATGCGTGCTTCTTTGCCAGATAGTCGTTCGCATAAACTAATAATTTCTTCCGCACTCCAAGTACGAGTCCCCACTACCGGAAAAGTTTGTTTTTCTGTTTCGGGAACGGATAGGGCGCGAACCGCGAATTTAGCAATATCTTGCGTATCCATGTAGGCGATCGGTGAAGATTCGCCGGTAATCCATACGGCTTGTCCTTCCAAAATCGGAATTGCGTATTGCCCAATCAACCCCTGCATAAAGCCACAGAGTTGCAAAATAGTGTAGTTTAAGTCGGCTTCGGCTAAAAAGAGCTCAGTACATCGCTTGATTTCCATAAGTGGGACATCAGGATGCTTGTCCGCGTCTATCAGCGAGAAGAATACATAACGTTCGACACCAGCGGCTTTAGCCGCTTGAATGAGCGCGACTTTCCCGTCCCAATCGACTTGTTTGATACTCAGCGAGTCTGTAGCGCGAGCCGTAGCTGCATCGATAATCGCTGTTATTCCTGTAAGCGCCGGAGGTAAGGTATCTGGATAACACAAATTACCAGCTACCAGTTCAGCACCCCATTCTTTTAAAAAAGTGGCTTTCTTAGGATTTCTTACAAGACAGCGTACCTTATACCCCTCATCGAGAGCACGGCGAACTACTTGTCTTCCCAAGGTGCCAGTAGCACCGACAACTAATATAGTCATGAGGGATTAGTAATGAATCTTAAACTTTTATTAATAAAATCCTATCAGAATCCATTATATTAAAAAACTTTACAATAGATTGAGGATTTTTAAGCGAGGGAAGAACGAGTTACTCGTTGCTAGTTACTAGTTGTTAGCCACTCTTGACACTAATCACTAGCCACTAACCACTAGCCACTAACCACTTACTCCTCTATAATTCGCTTTCTTCACCTCCCTGAATTTTGAGCAAGAGAAAACCCAAAACGATGCCAACAGGGATCAAGGTGAGGCACAAAATGGTTGCTGTAAACATCTCGCTCATAACGACGATTCTCCTTCGCTAAATCAATTTCAGTAAACTAGTATAAAGAAGTCCACACTCAGGCAAGAGTCAGTCTCTTTCTGAGAAAAATCTAGACTAGTGTAAAGTATTTTAAATCAGTTCGGTGACATAACTCTGCTTGTTTATTGACTTATACGCAATCATCTAGAGGCTTTTCTATAAAAAATGTCTTTGTTGCAGAATTCGCTTTATGTAGAAGAACGTCCGCGTTTGGCTTTGACTTTGGGCGATCCGGCTGGTGTAGGACCAGAAGTGATTTTAAAGGCTTTAGCCGAACCAGAATTTGCGCAAAGCTACGATGTCACAGTTGTTGGAAGTCAGGCGCAACTCACCAAAACTTACGAACAGTTATGTCAGTGTTGTCGTGACAATTTTGCAAATCCAGAAAAATTAAAAATTTTAGATATTAACACTGAAGATACTATCACTACAGGAATCGGCAATGCAGCGAGTGGAGCAGCAAGTTTTGCTTATATGCAAGCCGCGATCGCCCGTACAAAAAGCGGTGAATTTGATGCGATCGTCACAGGCCCCATTGCGAAATCTGCTTGGAAAGCCGCAGGCTACAATTATCCTGGGCAAACCGAGTTACTCGCTGAGCTTGCAGATGTGACAAAATACGGAATGTTGTTTGTCGCGCGATCGCCCCACACAAATTGGACATTAAGAACATTACTTGCAACAACACACATTCCTCTGCGTCAAGTTGCGGATACGCTCACACCAGAACTTCTGACGAGTAAATTAGATTTACTCGTGGAGTGTTTACAGCACGATTTCGGCATAGCACAACCAAGAATTGCGATCGCTGGATTAAATCCGCATAGTGGAGAGTCAGGACAACTCGGACGCGAAGAACAAGACTGGCTGATTCCTTGGCTGGAAAAAGAAAGATGCGATCGCCCCAAAATTCAATTAGATGGTCCCATACCACCAGATACAATGTGGGTAAAACCAAGTCAAGCTTGGTATGGTAAAATCGGCACAGCAATCGCTGCGGACGCTTATCTAGCGCTGTATCACGATCAGGGCTTAATTCCTGTCAAACAACTTGCTTTTGACCGTGCGGTAAATACCTCAATCGGTCTTCCTTTTATCCGGACTTCACCGGATCATGGCACAGCATTTGATATTGCAGGCAAAGGAATTGCCGATGCTACTAGCATGAAAGCCGCCATACAACTTGCTGCTGAACTAGCTTGTCAAAGAATCTCGTCAAGAAGTTTTATGCAAATCGGTTCTTCTGATTCTTGCGCCTCTAACTCTCATTCATCACTAGCCACTAGCCACTAAAATCTGTTCTTCAACTGTTAATTCTGTAGGTTGACATTGCAGCACTTGAACGCAAATTTCTTGACAGCCTTCTTGTTCTATATCCTCAATATATCCAGGTAAAAACGATTGTGCTTCCTGTCTACTCGCAAAAGGTCCAAAGTAATAAATGACATTCGGTTGAGTAGTCGTAACTTCTACCCACCAATCTAGTTCAACGTGGTTGCTGTTAGCGTCATCTAGTAATTTCATATATTTGCTCCCTAATGTATAGGTAAGCAGATCCTCAAGTTCTGGTTTGACAATAGCGATCGCGTAGGTTCGAGATTGTAGGGTAAGTTTCCTGAGTTTAATATCGTGTCAATGTGAAAATCTTGAGAGAAAGCATTCTGGGCTAACCGCTAGAGGCATGTAGGGGTTAACCCAGTTGCATCATATAGAAGGGCAATGAGGAGATTTTAGCTTTGATGAACAGCCAATCACCTGACTTAAATACTCAATCTACAAGCTAGGCGTGAAGAAAAGGGAGAAGAAATCGTGAAGAAATCGGGTATTCTTCAGAAAAGTTCCCCAACTTCATAAAAAATCAGCTTAGTATAAAGAACTTAACATTTTGTTAATAGGCTGTGCAGTGACAGCATTTATTGATGTAGCGAGGGTTGTCTAAGGCGATAGCCGACACCGTGAACGGTTTCAATGAAATCGCTTGCAGCGCCTACAGACTTCAGCTTTTGACGGAGAGTCTTGATATGCGCTTTGACAGTATCTTCTTCTGGCGGGTCTTCCAAAGACCAAACGTGTTCAATGATGGCACTACGACTAACAACGCGTCTTCCATTGCGTAAGAGCACTTCTAGAAGACTATACTCTTTGGGTGTCAAGTACAAAGGTTTTTCTTCGTAGGTTACTTCATATGTACTAGGATCTAGCCGCAACCCATCCCACTCTAAAATTGGTGGCGTCTGCGCACTTCCTCGCCGCAGTAGCGCGCGAATCCGCGCAAATAATTCTTGTAAGTCTACTGGTTTGATCACGTAATCATCAGCCCCTGCGTCTAACCCTGTGACTTTATCTGCAATATTATTTAAAGCAGTTAGCATCAGTACTGGAATCCCATAGCTTTGAGAACGTAGCCGCCTACATAGGCTAATACCATCAAGTTTGGGAAGCATCATATCCATAACAATGAGATCGTATGTAACCGTTTTGACTTGTTGCCAAGCGGCTTCCCCATCACTTACCGTATCTACTACATACCGCTGCTCAATCAGTGCTGTTGCTAAAATTTCGGCAAGGCTAAGATCGTCTTCGACTATCAGAATCCTCATGGAGCAAGATTATTTTTAATATCCATTATCAACCAGCTTAAAAAGCAATTAATTTATTAAGTTACTACTGTCGAATACTTTGCTGCAAGTCACACTCGCTTGCTCCACGATTTGTATAGGATGTAACCAGGTAGATATTTTATAATTAAGTATTGTGACCGCGGAATGCGGTGAAAGCAGGCACCGGGGTTTAACTCCGGTTTACCGTTCACTTTTGACTCACTTAATAATATGGGGATGATTACCGTACAAATATTTTGGAGTTTTATTAGAATTAATTTAAAATTAAATGAGCAAAAGCGCTATAATTATTCACTGTTGAACTCCTCAATTTAGACTATCAAATATAAATGAAATAAGGGGGTTTTTATTTTAAGTTTTAAGCATTAAAATTATCTCGTATCAAGTTCTGCTAAACACTAAAAATACATCTGATAGCTGACTATTGCTCATTAAGCTAATTACCAGTTCATGAGTTGCAGAGACACAATATTTTGTTCACATAAATCGATTTCAAGCGATCGCTACTCAGGACAGTGAGACACCACGTCTTATATAGTCAAGTCTATAGTACTACTAAATATCATAAATAGGACTTTGCCAAAGCCCTGTATGGGGACAGCATCCTCAATTTACTTGCAAGATGCGATCGCTTGATTTATAGCTCTAGTCAAGAGAGTTAGGTCATTGTAGAAGAGTGACTTTCCTAACTAGAGTTTATAACCTGACCTCTACTACAGTAATTTTATTGAATTGCTAATTACTG
This is a stretch of genomic DNA from Chroogloeocystis siderophila 5.2 s.c.1. It encodes these proteins:
- a CDS encoding pyridoxal-phosphate-dependent aminotransferase family protein; translated protein: MQDKLMLMIPGPTPVPEAALLALAKHPIGHRTSEFSNILAEVTENLKWLHQTQSDVMLLTTSGTGAVEAGMINFLSPGDRILVGCNGKFGERWAEVGEAYSLNVERITAEWGQPLDPQAFAEKLEADKEKQIKAVVVTHSETSTGVLNDLETINRHVKNHGEALIIVDAVTSLGAVNVPMDAWGLDVVGSGSQKGYMIPPGLGIVAVSPKAWEAYKTAKLPRYYLDLGKYRKATAKNTTPFTPPVNMIFALHATLRMMKQEGLDGIFTRHQRLMQATRAGIKGLNLPLFVSDDCGSPAITAVAPAGIAADQVRAIMKKHFDIALAGGQDHLSNKIFRIGHLGFVSDRDILSAISALEVVMHELGYENFTPGAGVAAAARVFAQS
- a CDS encoding DUF2949 domain-containing protein; this translates as MSPANYSKFIDFLQKDLSISAASIDVALRHREQDPGPLPMILWQYGLVTLDQLNQIYDWLESAVV
- a CDS encoding DUF192 domain-containing protein, translating into MMLGCATPTPAVSPTVTPLAQQSVNVGQNLPITATVTIAGRKINLEVARTPQEQATGLMYRDTIADDRGMLFVFEPARPVGFWMKNVRFPLDMIFLENGRVKAIAPAVPPCQAEPCPTYGPETPVNQVIELRGGRAAELGIRVGDRLDIRFLDSQTLNKQLSFTTSFAIKGEIPQKNCSDLRLSRVI
- the nblR gene encoding response regulator transcription factor NblR, yielding MSTVEAERSPCVLLVETDETLAEQVSLDLQESGYEAVIAPDVYSGMQYSREIQPALIVVDRMLAGESGLELCTHLRKAGARIPVLVLMARDTVDDRVACLEAGADDYFLKPYRSEEFLQMVRLYLQPETGLTEQLRFGDLVLDLATRRAIRHGKALDLTMKEFELLKYLMEHPREVLTREQILENVWGYDFMGESNVIEVYIRYLRLKIEDEGHRRLIQTVRGVGYVLRES
- a CDS encoding NAD(+) kinase, encoding MPKAGIIYNDVKPIAGRVANELKDKLIAAGWEVCATTGIGGILGYSNPESPVCHTPIEGLTPPGFDAEMKFAIVLGGDGTVLAASRLVAPCGVPILTVNTGHMGFLTEAYVNQLPLVMEQVMAGKYEIEERAMLAVKVLRRGKSVLWEALCLNEMVLHREPLTCMCHFEIAVGHHAPVDIAADGVIVSTPTGSTAYSLSAGGPVVTPGVPVLQLVPICPHSLASRALVFADTETVTISSASTDRLVMVVDGNAGCYVFPEDQVQLGRSQYSARFIRLQSPEFFRILREKLGWGLPHIAKPTSVELP
- a CDS encoding SDR family oxidoreductase, with product MTILVVGATGTLGRQVVRRALDEGYKVRCLVRNPKKATFLKEWGAELVAGNLCYPDTLPPALTGITAIIDAATARATDSLSIKQVDWDGKVALIQAAKAAGVERYVFFSLIDADKHPDVPLMEIKRCTELFLAEADLNYTILQLCGFMQGLIGQYAIPILEGQAVWITGESSPIAYMDTQDIAKFAVRALSVPETEKQTFPVVGTRTWSAEEIISLCERLSGKEARITRMPINLLRTMRRVLRFFQWGWNVADRLAFTEVLANGKPLDAPMDEVYQVFGLDPTETTTLESYMQEYFARILKKLRELDYEKTKTKKKQTSKKTPFKS
- a CDS encoding cytochrome b6-f complex subunit PetM, which codes for MVVMSEMFTATILCLTLIPVGIVLGFLLLKIQGGEESEL
- the pdxA gene encoding 4-hydroxythreonine-4-phosphate dehydrogenase PdxA, which produces MSLLQNSLYVEERPRLALTLGDPAGVGPEVILKALAEPEFAQSYDVTVVGSQAQLTKTYEQLCQCCRDNFANPEKLKILDINTEDTITTGIGNAASGAASFAYMQAAIARTKSGEFDAIVTGPIAKSAWKAAGYNYPGQTELLAELADVTKYGMLFVARSPHTNWTLRTLLATTHIPLRQVADTLTPELLTSKLDLLVECLQHDFGIAQPRIAIAGLNPHSGESGQLGREEQDWLIPWLEKERCDRPKIQLDGPIPPDTMWVKPSQAWYGKIGTAIAADAYLALYHDQGLIPVKQLAFDRAVNTSIGLPFIRTSPDHGTAFDIAGKGIADATSMKAAIQLAAELACQRISSRSFMQIGSSDSCASNSHSSLATSH
- a CDS encoding DUF1816 domain-containing protein — translated: MKLLDDANSNHVELDWWVEVTTTQPNVIYYFGPFASRQEAQSFLPGYIEDIEQEGCQEICVQVLQCQPTELTVEEQILVASG
- a CDS encoding response regulator transcription factor — encoded protein: MRILIVEDDLSLAEILATALIEQRYVVDTVSDGEAAWQQVKTVTYDLIVMDMMLPKLDGISLCRRLRSQSYGIPVLMLTALNNIADKVTGLDAGADDYVIKPVDLQELFARIRALLRRGSAQTPPILEWDGLRLDPSTYEVTYEEKPLYLTPKEYSLLEVLLRNGRRVVSRSAIIEHVWSLEDPPEEDTVKAHIKTLRQKLKSVGAASDFIETVHGVGYRLRQPSLHQ